Proteins from a single region of Candidatus Bathyarchaeota archaeon:
- a CDS encoding alkaline phosphatase family protein — protein MLVQRLESIQKTSTSFVHPQYGKNCISAIPNTILHLFGATNQKIRLPLEGSAVHDKINKVVLVIIDGFGFNKFLNYHSGDRFLTSLIDKGEVYPLTSVFPSQTTNALTTLNTALTPQEHGLFEYFIYLKEVGVINAMQFQRLSAKNQKGLTAEGFDPSIMLLKKQTIHNTLKDKGVKSFAHLRASNAVNACSKLIFQGSKIVPATNAYESIVSLRKNLQKNSGESAYFFLHLDTLDTVSHDYGPGSFEYYAELSLLTRLLYRELVQKTDAKTAKETLLLVTADHGGVDVNPNETTYINLLPKLLNFQVGKNRKPILPLGSPREIFLHIKERKLVETKQWLIQKIGHKAKIIETREVAEKGLFGLDPARTEILERTGNLMILPYGDQTVWFENPEGRKISYLGQHGGLSEKEMLVPFAVAQLNSLKDSVQKNCAPVPTATN, from the coding sequence ATGTTAGTTCAACGGCTTGAATCTATACAGAAAACAAGCACCAGTTTTGTGCATCCTCAGTACGGCAAGAACTGCATCTCGGCGATACCAAACACTATACTTCACCTGTTTGGGGCAACCAACCAAAAAATACGCTTGCCCCTCGAAGGGTCAGCTGTCCATGATAAGATTAACAAAGTAGTGCTTGTAATTATTGACGGTTTTGGATTCAACAAGTTCCTGAATTATCACAGCGGAGACCGCTTTTTAACTAGCCTCATCGACAAAGGCGAAGTGTATCCCCTCACAAGTGTTTTTCCTTCTCAAACAACCAATGCCCTAACAACCCTAAACACGGCTTTAACTCCTCAAGAACACGGGCTTTTTGAGTACTTTATCTACCTCAAAGAAGTCGGTGTAATTAACGCCATGCAGTTCCAACGCTTAAGCGCTAAAAATCAAAAAGGACTAACCGCCGAAGGCTTTGACCCAAGCATTATGCTGTTGAAGAAACAAACAATCCACAACACCCTGAAAGACAAAGGGGTCAAGAGTTTCGCGCATCTTCGTGCATCCAACGCAGTTAACGCTTGTTCGAAACTAATTTTTCAAGGAAGCAAAATAGTGCCAGCCACGAATGCGTATGAATCAATCGTTAGCTTAAGAAAGAACTTGCAGAAAAACAGTGGTGAGAGCGCCTACTTTTTTTTGCATCTCGATACGCTTGACACTGTTTCTCACGACTATGGTCCCGGAAGCTTCGAGTATTATGCGGAGTTATCTTTGCTGACTCGTTTATTGTACAGGGAGTTAGTGCAAAAGACAGATGCTAAAACTGCCAAAGAAACGCTACTGCTGGTAACCGCTGACCACGGCGGTGTAGACGTGAACCCAAATGAGACAACTTACATCAACCTTTTGCCTAAGTTGTTGAATTTTCAGGTGGGGAAAAACCGAAAACCGATTTTGCCTCTTGGTAGCCCCCGAGAAATCTTTCTGCACATCAAGGAAAGAAAGCTTGTTGAAACAAAGCAATGGCTGATACAAAAAATTGGTCACAAAGCCAAAATCATTGAAACCAGAGAAGTTGCTGAGAAAGGCTTGTTTGGCTTAGACCCTGCAAGGACGGAGATTCTTGAGCGAACAGGCAACCTGATGATTTTGCCCTATGGAGACCAAACAGTTTGGTTTGAGAATCCTGAAGGCAGAAAGATTAGTTATCTTGGGCAGCATGGAGGACTAAGTGAAAAGGAAATGCTTGTTCCTTTTGCGGTGGCACAGCTAAACAGCTTAAAAGACAGCGTACAAAAGAACTGTGCACCAGTCCCAACCGCAACCAATTAA